AAACCTGGAGGTGAAACACAGGCAGCGTTAGCGTTagacggcggcggcggcggcggcctGGACTGACACGTGACATGCGGCTGGACTCACGGGGAATCTGTTGAACAGGTCTGTGAACATCTGAGTGCTCAGAGGactcttcctcctgctcatgAAGGAGCTCAGAGCCTCCCTGAAGATGGAGGAGACCCGGTCCACGTCCACGCTGCCCATGAACCTCAGCTGCACACAGACGGACGACACGACGTCAGGATGAGCTGTTCCACAACGTTAAGGcaggaaacaacaaaaccagcgatggctggattccatttagctgctgagGGTGGTCTTGTTGAATAAAGAACATTAGTGACACGTTTTCCTCCTGTGGAGCTAAACTCACCTCCACTGTGTAAACCTGGACTGAAGGGACCAGAACTGTGTGGACAGAAACCACTTCAGAATCTGAAGCATGGtgtcctctagcgccaccatgaggccTGACATGTTTTAACTACTGGATGGACTaaatgtccccctcaggatgaacccCAACACTATTGATTGTTAAAGTCTCCATCtggcgccaccatcaggtcagaATGTGAATGTGTCCATTAACACTCAGCTGTTAACAAGCTAACGAGCTAAAGTTAGCAGCAGCCTTTAACAAGACTTATGAATCTACGTCTGAGAGAAACGCTGGACTCTGACTAATCTGTCCTTATTTTCTTGGTTAACTGTTCTTATAAAACGTCGATGTCCCAGAGGCCAAAGTGACGTCTGCaaacagccacagaggacacagaaaaCCAGCAAACTCTCCCATTAAAGAAGCTGGAACACAAGTTATCACAGTGACGatcaaaaaacaatgaatgtgTGAGACAGACGCTGCGGCTGAAAGGGGGCCAAGTTATCCAGGACTGACCCACTTTGTGACCCAGTAAAACACTGGGACAGGCCTGGAATTTATCTGGTGCAGAGCTGGACACAGTTTGGGACGGAAACACTGGACGCcacaaaaacatggaggaggtcTGACCTGCATGCTTGGTTCTGAATAAAGTCAGAGAGAAGCTTTTTAATGCACTTTGAACCATGTGAGGTGGCAGCGTGGACACGTACGTCGGGTGGTGCAGCTCCGTCAGCTGTCGGCTCCTCTTTGCTCCCTGCAGGCGGAGCTCCTCGCAGCACTTTGACCACATACAGCGACGCgctgcaggaggacaaacaCCTGAGGTCAGTTTCTGCTCAGCTGATCACCGCCGCACTTCCTGTCTGAACCACTAACGAGTTCAGCTTCACCGTCAGTCCTCAAACAGGAAGCCGTACCTGAAGTAGTAGAGGCAGACTGACGAGTCGGACAGATTCTGGCTCTTCGTCATCAGTTTGTCCAGCAGGTCGTGGAGCTCCCCCTGTCTGTCACCCACAGTCCTGCAGTAAACCTTAGACCTGCACAGCTGGTTCCTGAAACCACACAGACGGGAAACACAAGGGGTCACTCAGAGAGTCCACGACATCCAACCAAAGACCAgagtctgacaggaaacacaagtCACATGACGGAGCCCTGAACACTGAGGGAAGCTTCTACGTCTGCTGCTCCAAACTGTGAGGAAAAGTCCAGGAGGCGgcgagagctgctgctgaaccaCTGAGGAAAGCctccacagcagctcaggaTGTGGACGTGGACCgagggacagacacacattacCTGAAGATGTCTGCGGCTCGCCGGAGGAAGTCCTGCTCCTGCTGGTTGCTGTCGGAGCTCATTCCTCTGTCGATGATGGTGAGCAGAGGCTCCAGCAAACCCAGAACGAGAGGACTGCCGGCCTGCCGGGCCACGAAGACCTCCACCAGGTCCAACACCTACAGGACGAGGACAAGACGGTGAGTGTTTGAGCTCAGGATGCTTTATTTCACTGCAGACGGAGGAAAACGAACCTTGATCCTGAAGTCTCGGACGAGCGTCTTCTGCTTCTGCAGCTTCGTCTTCTCATCCTTCTTGGCCtgcgtcttcttcttctgctctgagaACAGCGCCGCCATGCCTTTATCCAGCTTCATCATGGCCTCATCATCCAGATCTTCATCACTGCCGTCCCCCTCTGTGGCCTGAATACAAGCGGAGGCCTTGAACACAGCGTAACTCTGCGTCTCAGCTGATCGCTGCGGCTGAACTGGGATCAGCCACAAACGCTTCCTTTAAGTTTATCTAAAGCTTCTTTAGCTTTAAATGCGTCCAGCAGTGCAGTCATATCAATCAATGACAGATAAGCTACAGAGTAAACttctaaacattaaatatgtgcTGAAGACTTGAAACTAAAGACACAAACATTCGCTGTGTGAATAAACAGCAGCCATGTTGACCACGTGCACCGCCGTgctttagcgtgttagcatgctaacagaaaCACATCACCAAGGCCTGAAGACCCACCAGAgcgttctgctgctgcagcaccttcATCAGCTCCAAACGGAAATTCTGATCCACTTCCTCCTcgtccagctcctcctcttcctcctccattggctcatcatcgtcatcgtcatcatcttcatcctcgtcctcgtcctcgtcgcTGTCATCGTCTGATTTGTCAGACTCGGCCTCCTGATTTCGGTTAAATCAGACTGTCAGTAAAGACACCTTGAAGGGACGAACCGTGATGAAGATGGAGTTACTGACTGACCTCCATCTCCTCATCGTGctcctcgtcatcctcctccGGCATCTTCTGGGTCTTGCCGTCGTCAGTCACGACCACGGCTCCGTCCTCCCCGTCGTCCTGCTCTGGGTCCAGAACcttcacagagcagagacactTCAGTACGACAGATCGCTGAAGCCGGAGCTGACCTGCAGCTCGCCGACAGCTGACCTGCAGCTCGCCGACAGCTGACCTGCAGCTCGCCGACAGCTGACCTGCAGCTCGCTAACAGCTGACCTGCTGAACGTGAAGGATGACACTCGTACAGACCAAACTGAGCTGGGCCGCGTCACTTACGTCTAAGATGGCGGTGAGGGCCGCGGCGGTGACGTGAgggcagatggaggagaagacgGTCTTGCAGACCTGTCTGATGTGTCGGCTCGGCTGCGACAGCAGCGACAACAAGATGtccaccatcacctccacccactccggctcctcctcctggtctgcGGCTGCACgaggacaaaaaaacagcaccAAGTTTACGACTTCCTGTCAGTTATAACATCCACCATGTTAGcgagcagagctggagcagctTCTTCATCATTACGCCTGATATTCGCTCTCTTTCAGCTGTCtctggtctccaccagctcctgaggggaacatcaggctctttagctgctaaatgctccatgaAACAGTGAACCTGGAGGattcaaaacaaagagctgaaagacgctCTGAGGAGTCAGGCGGGTTTGTCAGAGCGACTGTGAAGTGACGTGACGCTGAGGcctcatcatcgtcatcctcatcatcctctgaACGAGGCCTCaccttgtttcttcttcttcttcttggtcttCTTCTCCTGAGCTTTGTCCATACAGCTCTGCAGGTCCTTCATGGTGTCCAGCAGCTCTTCGGGAGCCTTCAGGAGAAGCAGAGTTCAGCCTCAGTGATCTTCAGTTTGCACATTGAACTTCTCGAGGCTGCAATGATCCAACAGCTGAGCTGCCTCCCGGCTCCGCTGGCTGAACCTACCTTGAAGAGGTGCATGCCGAGCAACAGAAAGAGCTGCTGGAACGCCGTGTTCTCTGCCGTCGGGCCTTTCTTGGCCTTCTTCTTCAGGTTTGCCACCGACTCCATCATGctggaggagacacaaacacagtgttcaGTCAGTGTGACCGGGAGCAGAATCTGTGTTCAGGGAAATCTGAACTTCCAACATGAAACCTGGAAACACGGTGCTGGTACAGCTGCTTGAAGGACATCCTGTGGTCCTACCTGTCCCAGGCCTGTCTCTGCTCGGGGCTGAAGGGCCGGCTGCTCTGGACATGCTTCGGCTGGTTAAGCAGGACCTGGGCGTACTGGACCAGGTGGTAGATCCACATGGTGCCGTCGGCCATCACGCCCTGCGCACGCTTTGGGTTGACGGCGGCGCCTTCGGCTGAGTCTTCGCTCTGAGGCAGATGGTGCAAAGACAGGAGGAGTctggagggaggacagacagatagTGAGgcttggacaaaacaagacgagatttgttttcctttgcagCGCAGAAGATGAGAACAGTTTGGCTTTAGACTGAATCTGGGCAGCTGTTACAGATCAGCGTCAGAGCTTTCACAGCTAAACGCTTCAGATCAGTTAGAACAAACTCGTCTCTGCTCgtctcctcatcatcatcaaatgtCCATACGCTGGACTGACTCACTGTTTGACTAACGTCAGGTGAGATATTTGTCACTTTagagatcaaacaaacaaaatgtgacgTGAAAGATGCTAAATCTCTGCAAGCTAAGCATCGCTGTAGCttcccacagctgcagctgaatccCGATGCCGCATCCAGACGAGCCTCCGCCAAAGGCTGAGAGGAACAAACTGGAGCAGCCTTAACGAGAACGAGcgctcctctctcacccaaaGAAAGAGTTGACGAGCACTCCTCTGGTTTGATCATCCAGGGGGACGGACAGCTTCCCCCCCGTCTCTGCGATGTCGGCTGAGGCCTTCTTGGTGCTGAAGAAAGCGTGGAAGAAGACAAACCTGGAACAGAAACACACCGGCTGATGGCCTCGTCCTCATCGAACACTGAGACTCTGACGTCACTCAGCTTCATGCAGGTCTCACCTGGACACGTCCATGATGAGGTCCTCCTGCCGCTTCACCTGGTGGTTATCAACGATCGAGGAGAGCCGAGCGATGATCCACTTCCTCAGGCGGACCACAGAGCTCTCCTTCCTGAGAAAAGACAATCGAGTTCATCCAGACCAGAAAGAGCCGAGCTGAGACAGACGCTGCTGAACAGGTGCCACACTCACTGTTCCCGTCCCTCCTGATTGTCCCTCTGCTTGCGAGTGCTGAAGTCCAGCAGCTCGTCCAGCTGCGGCTGCAGGAACGTCGTCTTCAGCCACTCCACGTAGCGCTGCAGCGCCGCAGGCTGGAGGTGCTGCACCACCCTCCACACCGACGGCACCACGGGGAAGCCCCGGTTGGTCAGCGAGGAGAAGCCCACCATCACTGCCAGCTGCCTGTCGGGGTCCTGGCAGCCCTGCAGGAAGTCCGACACGTAGGCGTCCATCTCCGGGGCCAGTTTGAAGCGGTCCGGTTTCTGGGAGAGAAACGAAGCACGAGCTTCTTCAGATTATCAGAAATCGATGAGCATCAATGGTTTAAAGAGAGTTCAAGGGGAAAACAGAAATGGAAGCCTGTCTCTGTTTCACTGTCGACCGGACGAGGACACTGACCTGAGCGGACACCACGTGTTCGCCGTAGTGCATCATCACCTCTCCAGACAACACGTCCTTCAGCTGGGCTGCAGACAGGAGAGGCAGGGCGCTGCCCAGCAGACGGAAGCTCAGGtagctgcacacaaacagaaccGCAGGAGGGCACAGCGTTAGCACAGCGTTAGCACAGCGTTAGCACAACGTCCTTCGCTGGACGGACGACTGGACGATACGTGATACACAGACATGTGATGAATTAAAGGACAAACATGAAGAGATGAGAGGGACTGATACAGAAGTGCAGCTGAGCATCTGTGGAGAATAACTCAGGTTGCACCTCTAAAACCTGGAAGCAGACGCTGACGTGACATCACCCTGCAGAGTCGACTGTACGGGGGTGAATGTTTCTATAACTCATTTAAATAACACTCAGCGTCTGtcgtcactgctgctgcatgacAAGCACTCTGAGGTTAAAAGGAGCTGCATTTGACCGGATTCATGTCTGCGACAGGTTCCCCCTGAAAACAAAGGGCTGGCTGTGCCCTCAGCTCTGGCTCTTAGGGTCAACGCCTCTCAGGCCCCTGCTGCACCCCCTCTATGAAGCTCTTCCTCCCTGAGGGGACTCACTGCGTCGGCCCCGAATGCTCCTTTAACATGCCGTTGGTGATTGCGTTATTCCAGAAGAGCTGGAAGCTGTCCTCCTTCAAAGAGAGCTTCAGGAGGTCCAGGACCACCGCTGGGAGGACTCGCTCCTTCCTCACCGAGAGGGCCGCCATCCTCATCACCTCGGTCAACCTGCAAAACATCACATGTGGTGAACAGATAGATGAAGAgcagctgacattagctaacctGCACGATGTGACTGAGtaaatggatgtgtgtgtgtgtgtgtgtgtgtgtgtgtgtgtgtgtgtgtgtgtgtgtgtgtgtgtgtgtgtgcgtgttcgtACTTGGGGATGTTGTCAGCGTTGATGATGGTCGAGGAGCCCAGCAGCTTCCTGAGCTTCTTGGGTTTGAGCGTTTGTGGGAAGCGCTGCagcgccaccagcagcagctgcagctgctccggAGTCCTGAAGGCTGATTCCAGGTCAGTCTGCAGCGCGCTCAGCAGCACCTCCTCGAACACCTCCTCTGGGATCTGACAGACACGACAAACACAGCGCTTTCAGAAGATGAAGTTCAATGTCTTTGTGCTTTAcaggtgtgctgcaggtgtgcgCCTGAGCTGCAGCGTCACCTCCGTCAGGATGTCCGTCATGGTCTTAGTGGGCAGATCCTTCAGGTGCTGCCTGTGCTGGCTGAGGCTCTGCAGGAGCTGCACACATCTCAACACCACCTGTGGCTCCTGAGGGGACGCGAGAGAGGGACAGGGACATGAGACAGGGACAGAGGCATGAGACGGAGGTCAGAGACGCGCACACCCCCCGTCTGAAAAGGCAGCTGTAGAACTCGTCGGTCAGACTCATGAAGGAAAGTTTAATGAGGAAACAGACTCGATGCAGCAGCCTACTGAAGCTGgagcctacattacccacaatgcaacctgATTTGTTACTGACTTGCTTTCATGCTGTGAGAGCGGAGAAGGGCTTTCAGACTTACTTTGGAGAGGCGGCTGGACTGATGAAGGGCGAGGACGCCGAACAGGTTTCCAAACAGAGCATTTCTGAGCAGCTTCTGAAAGACAGGAGACGTCGACACTGACGGACGTCCTTCATGACGCTTTCAgagctgatgggaaatgtaAACGCTCACCTTCTTCGCCGCCTGCAGGTTGTGCTTGTCTGTGATTCTGCTGAGGATGTTCTGCAGAGAGATGTCTTCAAAGGAGCTCAAGACCTGAGAGACAAGAACCGGCGTCATGCTGAAGACAACACTCCACACAAAGTATGAAAGCTTGTCCCCTGTGATAGGACACGAGGACATCTGAGACGCATCCTGGAAGCTGTTCTTATCACGTCTCACTAACTGATGAAGACGTGGAGACGTGGTTGAAAGCTCCGGAAAAGCCTCTCAGTGGACATTTGAGATATAAATAAGTCCAAGCCGTCCTGAAGTGGACTCGTGTCCCCACGAGGCTGAACTGGTCCTGGTGGTCATGTCCACTCACCTGTCCCAGAGCTAGACTGAATCCAGGTCTGGCAGCCTCCCGGGTGTGACTGAGTCCATCCACCAGCCTTTTGAGGGTGTACTCCAGCTCATCTGCCTGCAGTACACACAGCAAGTACACGGAGTGATGCGCAGTACTGCATACTGTGTACTGTCCCTGAGTATTCACTGCATCGATTCATGACTGAAGTACTACTACAGCTCGAGTACAAAATAACTTCAATGTCATCAATCAGCACATTGCA
This region of Chaetodon trifascialis isolate fChaTrf1 chromosome 16, fChaTrf1.hap1, whole genome shotgun sequence genomic DNA includes:
- the mybbp1a gene encoding myb-binding protein 1A-like protein; the encoded protein is MVEVSVKAAVPVRTAGVLQQNRVFLDFFWDLAKPDQEVRLKAIEDLIQYLKTNNKADELEYTLKRLVDGLSHTREAARPGFSLALGQVLSSFEDISLQNILSRITDKHNLQAAKKKLLRNALFGNLFGVLALHQSSRLSKEPQVVLRCVQLLQSLSQHRQHLKDLPTKTMTDILTEIPEEVFEEVLLSALQTDLESAFRTPEQLQLLLVALQRFPQTLKPKKLRKLLGSSTIINADNIPKLTEVMRMAALSVRKERVLPAVVLDLLKLSLKEDSFQLFWNNAITNGMLKEHSGPTHYLSFRLLGSALPLLSAAQLKDVLSGEVMMHYGEHVVSAQKPDRFKLAPEMDAYVSDFLQGCQDPDRQLAVMVGFSSLTNRGFPVVPSVWRVVQHLQPAALQRYVEWLKTTFLQPQLDELLDFSTRKQRDNQEGREQKESSVVRLRKWIIARLSSIVDNHQVKRQEDLIMDVSRFVFFHAFFSTKKASADIAETGGKLSVPLDDQTRGVLVNSFFGLLLSLHHLPQSEDSAEGAAVNPKRAQGVMADGTMWIYHLVQYAQVLLNQPKHVQSSRPFSPEQRQAWDSMMESVANLKKKAKKGPTAENTAFQQLFLLLGMHLFKAPEELLDTMKDLQSCMDKAQEKKTKKKKKKQAADQEEEPEWVEVMVDILLSLLSQPSRHIRQVCKTVFSSICPHVTAAALTAILDVLDPEQDDGEDGAVVVTDDGKTQKMPEEDDEEHDEEMEEAESDKSDDDSDEDEDEDEDDDDDDDEPMEEEEEELDEEEVDQNFRLELMKVLQQQNALATEGDGSDEDLDDEAMMKLDKGMAALFSEQKKKTQAKKDEKTKLQKQKTLVRDFRIKVLDLVEVFVARQAGSPLVLGLLEPLLTIIDRGMSSDSNQQEQDFLRRAADIFRNQLCRSKVYCRTVGDRQGELHDLLDKLMTKSQNLSDSSVCLYYFSASLYVVKVLRGAPPAGSKEEPTADGAAPPDLRFMGSVDVDRVSSIFREALSSFMSRRKSPLSTQMFTDLFNRFPVLCVDLLDAAVQYVASGVRVHQQGQACVLVLRAMQSREVQQLLSGAPWAELCGKVAGQLTASLQQVAQPDSKVVKEKVVKSLELAQFLVKHVQQQKLSVDLEPLQEVLRTLTGVLTFKKTGKLEDTYWAVMKLFGVTKPKVEKTKADKQEDKVPQKKKGFLPETKKRKMRLKPALEAAGDSSTSADKPAADEGQAKKKHDKKTKRKRPAAAAAAAAAQPSPAKKSKSESKAAKKKKKKKKKSKQTEGGGQA